A genomic window from Peromyscus maniculatus bairdii isolate BWxNUB_F1_BW_parent chromosome 1, HU_Pman_BW_mat_3.1, whole genome shotgun sequence includes:
- the LOC102927216 gene encoding olfactory receptor 52A5-like, with protein MIHLNSTIFRPSMLTLTGIPGLESVQFWIGIPFCAMYIIALFGNSLLLVVIKVERSLHEPMYLFLAMLGATDIALSTCILPKMLGIFWFHLPNIYFDACLLQMWLIHTFQSIESGILIAMAMDRYVAICDPLRHASIFTQRLLTQIGIGVTLRGALFVAPCLVLIKCRLKFYWTTVVSHSYCEHMAIVKLAAEDTRVNKIYGLFVAFSILGLDIIFITLSYIRIFVTVFKLPQKEARLKAFNTCIAHICVFLEFYLLAFFSFFTHRFGSHIPSYIHILLSNLYLLVPPLLNPIVYGVKTKQIRDQVSKIFFCKYPS; from the coding sequence ATGATCCATCTCAATAGCACCATCTTCAGGCCCTCAATGCTGACTCTGACTGGGATTCCTGGCTTGGAGTCTGTGCAGTTCTGGATTGGGATTCCTTTCTGTGCCATGTACATCATCGCTCTTTTTGGGAATTCTCTGCTCCTAGTTGTCATCAAAGTTGAGCGAAGCCTCCATGAACCCATGTATCTCTTCCTAGCAATGCTTGGAGCAACAGACATTGCTCTCAGTACTTGCATCTTACCCAAAATGCTAGGAATATTCTGGTTTCACCTTCCAAACATATACTTTGATGCCTGCCTCTTGCAGATGTGGCTAATTCACACGTTCCAGTCAATTGAATCAGGCATTTTGATTGCCATGGCAATGGACAGATACGTGGCGATCTGTGATCCTCTAAGACATGCATCGATTTTTACCCAGAGACTCCTCACTCAGATAGGAATAGGAGTCACACTCAGAGGTGCCCTCTTTGTAGCTCCGTGTCTCGTTCTCATCAAATGCAGGTTGAAATTCTACTGGACCACAGTTGTATCTCATTCATACTGTGAGCACATGGCCATCGTAAAGCTGGCAGCAGAAGATACTCGTGTCAACAAGATCTACGGTCTCTTTGTGGCTTTCAGTATACTTGGACTGGACATAATTTTCATCACACTCTCCTACATTAGAATATTTGTAACTGTCTTCAAGCTGCCTCAAAAGGAAGCAAGACTCAAAGCTTTTAACACATGCATTGCCCACATTTGTGTCTTCTTGGAGTTTTATCTCCTggccttcttctctttctttacaCATCGATTTGGCTCCCACATTCCATCCTACATTCACATTCTCCTGTCTAACCTTTATCTACTTGTTCCACCTTTACTTAATCCTATCGTTTATGGGGTGAAGACCAAACAGATTCGAGATCAAGTGTCCAAAATTTTCTTCTGCAAATATCCTTCTTGA
- the LOC102926604 gene encoding olfactory receptor 52P1-like, producing the protein MAVNATRQQIASFFLVGIPGLQNFHCWIGIPVCLLFVLTLLGNSIIIATIKLEPSLHQPMYFFLCMLATNDMCLASSAALKMLGIFWFDAHWIDFDVCLTQMYFIHTLCIMESAILVTMAFDRFVAICIPLHYASILTTSMVTKLGLVGLIRGVLMVLPCPLLIKRLPYNTKYIIHHAYCEHMAVVKLASANTLINRAYGISVALSVITVDLGLIATSYVKILQAVFRLSSQNARSKALGTCAAHVCTMLVSYTPALFSFLTHRIGKKVPPSVHIIVASVYLLVPSAVNPVVYGVKTKQIRDRVIDLFFTHKKLSEK; encoded by the coding sequence ATGGCAGTCAATGCTACACGTCAACAGATTGCATCTTTCTTCTTGGTTGGTATTCCTGGGTTACAAAACTTTCACTGCTGGATTGGCATCCCTGTTTGTCTCCTCTTTGTTCTGACCTTGCTGGGGAATAGCATAATCATTGCTACTATCAAACTAGAGCCCAGTCTCCACCAGccaatgtatttcttcctttgcaTGCTGGCAACGAATGACATGTGTCTTGCCTCTTCTGCAGCTCTGAAGATGCTTGGCATCTTTTGGTTTGATGCACATTGGATTGACTTTGATGTCTGTCTAACACAAATGTATTTTATCCATACACTTTGCATCATGGAGTCAGCCATCCTAGTAACCATGGCATTTGATCGCTTTGTGGCCATTTGTATTCCCCTTCATTATGCATCAATCCTGACAACATCTATGGTGACTAAACTCGGTCTAGTTGGCCTGATCAGAGGTGTGCTCATGGTTTTGCCATGTCCTCTTCTCATTAAGAGGCTGCCCTATAACACAAAATACATCATCCATCATGCCTACTGTGAACACATGGCTGTGGTGAAGTTGGCCAGTGCTAACACTCTCATTAACAGAGCATATGGAATCTCAGTGGCCCTTTCAGTGATAACAGTGGACCTAGGACTCATAGCTACATCTTATGTAAAAATCCTCCAGGCAGTGTTCCGACTATCTTCCCAGAATGCCCGCTCTAAAGCCCTGGGCACTTGTGCTGCACATGTCTGCACCATGCTTGTCTCCTATACACCTGCACTGTTTAGTTTCCTAACTCACCGTATTGGCAAGAAGGTACCTCCAAGTGTTCACATCATTGTTGCAAGCGTGTACCTCTTAGTACCTTCTGCTGTTAATCCAGTGGTGTACGGTGTCAAGACCAAACAGATAAGGGATCGAGTGATAGATCTTTTCTTTACACACAAGAAACTTTCTGAAAAGTAA